ATCGCCTCTGGCCCTCGGCGCGAACGCCCATCCCCTGTTTCCGATATCTATGCCGGCGTAGCTTGAGACATGACCCTCATCCTCAGCCAGCAGGACGTTCGCGAGTGCCTGCCGATGGACGCGTGCATGCACGTCATGCGCGACACGTTGGAGGCGCTCGCCGTTGGTGACGCCGTGCAGCCGCTCCGATCGGTCATGCGCGGTCCGGAGCAGACAGGCGTCCTCGGCGTCATGCCCGGATGGCTGCCCGGGCTCGGCGTGATGGGACTGAAGGCGGTGAGCGTGTTCTCCGGGAATCATGCGGCCGGGCTGGAGTCGCATATCGGTGCCGTGCTACTTCACGAAACGCAGCATGGGCAACTGATCGCGATTGCGGATGCGTCCGAGATCACCGCCATTCGCACCGCCGCCGTGAGCGGCGTCGCCACGCAGGCTCTCGCCCGTGACGACGCCGGCGATCTCGCCATCCTGGGCGCCGGTACGCAGGCGCGCACGCATCTCGAGGCGATGCTGGTCGCACGCCCCTTACGACGGGTACGCGTGTGGAGCCGCACGCGTGCGCATGTCGACGCCTTCGCCACGTGGGCGGCGCAACGCTTTGGGGTGAAGGTCGAGGCGATGCCGTCGGTGCGCGATGCGGTCCACGAGGCGGACATCATTTGCACCACCACGGCATCCCGTGCGCCGATTCTCGAAGGCGCGTGGATCGCGCCCGGTGCGCACGTCAACGCCGTGGGGTCGAGCGTCGCCTTTGCGCGCGAGCTCGATACGGCAGCGGTCGTCGCGTCTCGACTGTTCGTCGATCGGAAGGAGTCGACCATCAACGAGGCGGGCGACTATCTCTTCCCCCTTCGCGAGGGTGCCATCACCGAGGCGCACATCGTGGGTGAACTCGGCGACGTGCTGCGTGGCGTGCTGCCAGGACGACGCGACGCTGCCGAGATCACGCTGTTCAAGTCCCTCGGATTGGCCATCGAAGACATCGCGGCGGCGCAGCATGTGTACGCGCAGGCGAGAGCGACTGGGCGCGGCGTGACGGTGCATCTGGGCGGCAGGCGGTGAGCGAGCCGATGTTCGCCGATCTCACGCTGGCCCATATCGAGGCGGCGCGCGATCGCGTGCGCGGCGCGGCGGTTCGCACACCACTGGTGCGACTGCATGTGCCGCTCGACTACGACGGCGCGCCGCAAGAGATCTGGCTCAAGTTGGAGAACTTGCAGCCGATCGGCGCATTCAAGATTCGCGGCGCCGCGAACGCGATCGCGATGGCCACGGAGGCCGAGCTCGCGCGCGGCGTGTATACCTGCAGCGCCGGGAACATGGCGCAGGGCGTGGCGTGGATGGCCCGCGAACGTGGTGTACCATGTACCGCCGTGGTGCCGGATCACGCGCCGCAGACCAAGCTCGATGCCATTCGCCGGCTCGGCGGAGACGTCATTCGCGTGCCGTTCGCCGAATGGTGGCAGGTGATGACGTCGCACCGGTACGAAGGCATGGACGGGCTGTTCATCCATCCGGTGAGCGATCCACGCGTGATGGCGGGGAACGGCACGATCGGGCTGGAGATTCTTGAGGATCTCCCCGACGTGGACGCGGTGGTCGTTCCGTATGGCGGAGGCGGGCTGGCCTGCGGTATCGCGACCGCCCTGCGCGCGCTCCGTCCCGGGGCGAAGACGCTGGCGAGCGAGGTGGAGACCTCGGCGGCGCTTGCGGCCGCATTGCAGGCGGGCGAACCGACGACGATCACCTACACGCCGAGCTTTGTCGATGGCATAGGCAGTAGTCGCGTGCTCGACGACATGTGGCCGCGCGCGAAGGCGCTGCTGGATGGATCGTGCGTCGTATCGCTCCACGACGTCGCGGCGGCCGTGCGCTTGCTCGTGGAACGCAATCGCGTGGTGTCGGAGGGCGCCGGCGCGTCCTCGGTGGCGGCGGCGCTCGCTGGGATGGCCGGCACGGGTAAGGTGGTGTGTGTCTTGTCTGGTGGAAACATCGATCGCCACACGTTGAGCGGAATTCTCACGAGCGACGCGACGATGTGATGCGAACGCACAGCGCGAACGCACCATATACTCGTGTCTGGCGGCCCGTCAGCGCGTCGATTGCCCGACCGCTTCCTCGGCGCGGAACCGCCACGCTAGATGCCGCTCGGCGGCATCGCGTTTCCGGAACTCACCCGGCGACACACCGACCAGCTTCTTGAACGCCTTCGAGAAGCTGAATGCATCGCGGTAGCCGACATCGGTAGCGACGCGCTCGAGCGTGGCGTCGCTCTCGGTCAGCAGACGCATCGCGCGCTGCATGCGCACCGTGCGCAAATACGAGAGCGGAGTGTCACGCATGCTGGCGCGGAATCGCAACGCCAGGACGCTGCGCGATACGCCCACTTCACTGGCGAGCATGTCGAGCGTCCAGTCGCGCGCGCTCTCCGCGTGTATCGCTTGTACGGCCTTGCGGACGGCAGTATCGCCAACCGCATGCATCCAGCCGGCGCCCACGGCATCATCTCGGGCCACGATCGTCCGCAGGAGATAGGTGAAGAGCACATCGAGCAGCCCGTGCACCACGGTACCGCGTCCGAGCAACTCGCTGGCGCCCGCCCCGTGCGTGGACTCGTTCGTCAGCATCGCGACGGCGAGACTCAGTGGCTCAAAGCGCGGCGACTCGTCGGTGCGCAACACAAACCACTCCGGCAACTCGCTGAAGAAGGGATGCACCGGCGTGTTCCAGAGCTGATAGGCACCGCTCACCAACGTTGGCGTGCTGCCATCGTTTGCGGCGACTCGTGCCGGAGTGACGTCCACGTCGACGTTATCGACGGGCATTCCGCTCATGTGCGCACTGGTTGAGAGCCAGTGCGTGCAGCCCCGACCCATGACGGCGATGTCCCCCGCCGCGAGTCGTATCGGCGTGGGAAGTGAAGGCGCATGGAGGTAGACGACTCCTTCGAGTACAACGTGGAAGCCGAGGCTGCGATCACAAGGAAAGGCCAGCGTGCGGCCGGGAACCAGCCCACGCCTGTTCACCAAGCGCCGTCGGAGTCCGGAGTCCCGGAAGAGTTCGGAGAGAATGTCCATCGCTTAAATATCCGCTTCGTGGGACTCAAAGACAATAAATACGGACTAATCGCCATGTTTAGTCCCGTTTTGACAAATAGCATTCGCATCACACTCTAACCCAGATGCCCTCCATGTCCACAATCCTCGTCCTTGGCGCTGCCGGCAATGTCGGTAGCGAACTGTCCCGCCTGCTGGCCGCCGCCGGCCACAACGTCCGTCGCGCCACCAGCCGCACCGCCGGCGACGGGCAGGTGCACCTCGATCTCACGACCGGTGCTGGGCTCGACGCAGCGCTCACGGGCGCCGACGCCGCATTCCTGCTCGCTCCGCCAGGCTACACGAATCAAGATGCACTGCTCGGTCCGGTCATCGACGGCGCGAAGAAGCACGGTCTCAAAAAAGTCGTCCTGATGACGGCGATGGGAGCTGACGGCGATCCCAATGGCGCCATGCGCAAGGCCGAGCTGATGCTCGAGCAATCGGGGCTCGCGTGGAACGTGATCCGCCCGAACTGGTTCATGCAGAACTTTCACACCTTCTGGATGGGCGGCATTCAGCAGGCGAATGCGATTTTGCTACCGGTCGCCCAAGCGAAGGGGAGTTTCATAGACGCCCGTGACATTGCTGCTGTGGCCTCGGTGCTGCTACAGGGGCGAGGCTTCGACAATCAGGCGTTCGACCTCACGGGCTCCGAGGCGCTCGACCACGACGAGGTCGCGGCGATTCTTTCACGCGAGACGAACCGTTCGATCCGATACGAGGAAGTCACGACGGACGCGATGCGCGCTGGCCTGCTCGGTGCTGGCGTACCCGCCGACTACGCGGAGTTCCTGTTGGTGATTCTCGAGTACTTCCGTCTGGGCTACTCGGAGCGCACGACTGATAGTGTCCGGACTATTACAGGCCAAGCGCCACGTGGCTTCGCGCAGTACGCTCGGGACTACAAGGCGGAGTTCGCGCTACCGAAGGCGTTGTCGTAAGCACGGATTCGCATACGGGCCGAGCGCTGTTGAAGCACGCCAGTCTCGTTGACGGCATCGCGTTCCAGGTCCGCCGTTCCTGCTCGATCGCCGGCGACCGGCGCGTAACGAGAGCGCCAGCGACGATCTGACGCAAATCCACAGAGCGAACGCGCCATACACGCGTTCGCTCTGTGAATCACACTCGACAAGGTGTCGCTCAATCAATCACAGTGGCTTCTGCCCAATGACCGTCACCGGTGTCGCCGTCGCGTCGGTTCCGGCAGCCGTCGCACCATTGCCCAACTGTCCCGTGTCATTGCGCCCCCAGCACTTTACCGTGAGTCGATCGGCCGTCACGGCACAGGTGTGCGAGCCGAAGCCGGTGGCGATACCCGACGCCGCCACTTCGGCGGCGGTGAGGCCTGCAACGCGCGCCGGGCGAATCACCGCGACTGACGCTGCTTGCCCAACTTGTCCATTGCCATTCATCCCCCAGCACCACACCTCGGAAACCGTCGACAGCGCACAGCTGTGATTCGCACCGATGGCAAGCGACTTGAGCGCCGGCACGCCTGACAGCGGGCTTGGATTCGACGACTCCGCCGTGCCGCCGTTGCCGAGCTTCCCGCCATTGTTGCCCCAGCAGAAGCCCTGGCCAGCGGTCGTGAGTCCGCAGCTGTGAATCTGTCCGGCGCCGACCTGCGCCCAGCTGCGACCGCCGGCCACGAGCGACGGTACCGCGCTGAACGTGTTGCCGTACGAGATCGACTTGGCGTCGCCGAGGTTGCCCCAGCCATTGTAGCCCCAGCAGTAGGCTTGGGCCCCCGTCGTGATGCCGCAGGTGAACGTGGCGCCCACCGTGAGCGACGCGAATTGCATCGTCGGCGCGACGGCCACCGGCGCTTCACTCATGGCTGGTGCGTTCATGGCGAACTGCCGCCAATCGTTGTGCCCCCAGCAGTACATCGCACCGGCGCCGGTGAGCGCGCAGCTGTGTTCGGAGCCCACGGCAATGTCGGTGAACGCCAGACCACCCGCCACCGCTACCGGCGTTGCACTCTGCGCGATCGTGCTCACGCCAAGTGCACCCCAGCCGTTGCCGCCCCAGCACCACGCCTTGCTGTTCACGTCGAGCGCACAGGTGTGCCGACCGAAGCTCGCCAGCTTGCGCACACGAATTCCGTCAGGTCCCGTGTTCGGTACACGCACCGGCGACGAGGAGATCACATCAGCGCCCAGCTGTGCCGCGCCGATGCGCCCTTCGTTGCCATTCTGCCCCCAGCACCACACGATGCCGCCGCTGGCGATATCGCACGAGTGCTGCGTGCCTGCCACCAGCGAGCGATACTTGATCACGATGACGCGTGACGCCGAACCGTTCTTGCCTTCGCTGGTCGCGGTCACCGTCACGGTGCCACGATCGAGACCCGTGAGGACGCCGGTCACACTATCCACCCGCGCCACCGCCGGGTTGGAAACGCTCCACCGTACCACCCGGCCGGTGAGCAGCTGCTGATTCGCATCGCGCAACACCGCCACCAGCGGAAGCGCATCCCAGGCCTCAAGCGTATCAAGCGCGGTGTTCACCGACACAAAGGCCACCGGCACATTCACCACGACGCGCGCGCTGCGGCTCTTCCCCTCACTCGTCGCCGTTACGAGCGCCGAGCCACCCTGCAACCCCTTCGCCACACCCGTCACGGAATCGATGCTCACGATGGCCGGCGCGGTCGAGCTCCACCGTACCACCCGATCAGACAGCGTGGCACCCAGATCATCCTTCACCTGTGCCGTGAGCGTCACCGTGGCACCAAGCAGTACATGCGTGCTGTCGGGTGTGATCACCACGGTGGCGGCCGGCACCGGCTGCACGATCACCGCGGCCTGCGCACTCTTCCCCTCGGCCGACGCCGTGATGACCGCGCGCCCAGGCGCCACGCCGGTCGCGACACCGACCGCATTCACGCCCGCGATCTCCGGAGCTGCCGTGGTCCATGAAATGACACGTCCGTTCAGCACATTGCCCACCGAGTCTCGCGCTACGACCACGAGCTCGCGTGTCCGTCCGGTAAAGACGTTGGCTGAGTCCGGAGTCAGCGAAAGCGACGCGATCGAAGCGACTGGCGGTGGAGGCGGTGGAGGTGGCGGAGGCGTTGGACGCGGTGCGGGCGAGGTCGCGCTATCGCTGCAGGCGGCGAACACGATCATACTGATCGCGTAGGCGACGTGCCGAGGGGTGAATCGCATGGGAGGATGCCTCAGTGAATTGGAATGGTCAGTTCTTCTGCGTGAGTTGCGTCAGGGCAATGCGGTACTCGTTGGCTGCCGCGTCCCACGCGATGCGATACGCCGCGGGGTACATGCCGGCCGGCGACGCCTGCGCGCCCATCGGGAGCGGGATCACGCTGTCACGTTGCGCCGCGGTCGCGGCGGTGCGACGGCCGAGAATGAAATCGCGCGTGATCATCGGCTCGACGAAGGTGAAGCGTCCGTTCCACGAGCCGTAGATGAACGTCGTCGTGAAGGGCTTCGCGAGTTCGGGATGGCCAAGCAACGCCTGGATCTCCGGCGAACGCACGTCGATCCAATGCACACCCATCTTTGGCACCGCCGGCGTGGGCACATTCGGTGGTGTCAGCGTCGAGTAGAACTGCGGCACCATCGCGGCCGGCGGCAGGTTGTCTGCCTTCTGCTGGAACTGCGCGTCGGTCGGCAGAATCAGATCACGCTCGGCCTGCGTGATCGTGTAGAAGTGGAAGTCGAAATGCGGAATCGTATAGATGCCAGGGATCTCGTGCCCCTGCGGATTCCAGTCGAGCTCGAGGAACTTGAACGGTGTGCCGTTCTGCTGCGGCATCGGCAGGATGTATTCGTGCGAGTCCACATGTTCGTGCCCGTCGCCGCCACCTGGCGGCATGTTCATCGGTGCGGGCAGTCCTTCCAGCGCGGCGGGCGAGAGCGCCACGCCGAGTTCGATGGCGCGCCCCTGCTGCCGCTTGTCGAACAAGATGTACGTGCGCGCCGTGCCATTGCCGAGGGTCACGGACACGCCATACTGACGCGACTCGCCGGTCGGCAACGTCACTACGTCGGTCGGTCCGGCCGGCGACGCCGACTGCTCGTCGGAGCATGCGCCGACGGCGGCGCACGTGAGGAGCGCCACAATGGCGGGCGCTGCGGAGAATGAGAATGAACGCATGAGAAACTCCAGTGCAGGTGATGAAGACGAAAGTGATTTCACGCTTCGCTACGGTGTATCGCGTGACGTGGAGACAGCTTCGTCGCATCGCGCACTTCGCACATGGGTCAGGCGCACCGGGTCATTCGACATGGGTCATTCGTCTCGGGTCGTTGTACCCGCGTGCGTACACCGCCACGCGCACATCATGGGCAACCACTGCTGCACATCCGATGATCAATTCCGCGAGGTGTTTGTGTCCCTTCGATTCGCCATTCTCTCCGGTGCCGGCGCCGTAGTCGGCGGTACGCTGCTCACCGTATTCGGCGTCGCCGAAATCCGTGCCCGTACGCACTACGATGTGCCGGAGCATACGCTCACGGTTCCGAACGACCAGGCCACTATTGATCGTGGTGCACGTCTGGCGCAGGTCCGATTCTGCGCCGATTGCCACGGCGACGGACTGACGGGACGCGTGATGGTGGAAGGGTCGGCCATCGGGCGTCTCGCGCCACCCAACCTCACCAATGGCCGGTTACCGCGCGCGCTCACTGATCAGGAGTGGGAGCGCGGCGTTCGCCACGGCGTGCGCGCCGATGGACGACCGCTGCGCATCATGCCGTCGCATGAGTTCACGCAGATCACCGACGCGGATCTCGCTGCCATCGTGGCGTACGCCCGCCATCTGCCATCATCCACGACGCCGGTGCCGACGACGACGCTCGGGCCGCTCATCAAGGCGCTCGACATCGCTGGAGTGGTTGACGCCTACCCCGCGTCGCTCATCGACCACGACAGACCGCATGCGGCGCAGCTTGTCGCGGAACCCACGCCGGCCTACGGCAAGTACCTGGCAAGCACGTGCACCGGCTGTCACGGAACCGGGCTGTCCGGCGGCAAAGTGCCCGGCACGCCTCCCGAGTTTCCGGCGGCGGCGAACATCACGCCCACCGGCATCGGTCACTACACGCTGGTTGACCTGACCAGGCTGCTACGCAGCGGCGTTCGCCCCGACGGAAGTCGGGTCAACGATGGGATGCCGTGGAAGTTCACGCGCTCGCTCGACGACACGGAGATCGCGGCGATCTACGCCTACCTCAAGACGGTTTCGCCGCGCGAGTACGGTCGTCGGTGATGTTCGTATCCAGCAGCATCTGCCCCACCGCCGCGCGATTGGCCACGCCGAGCTTCAGCATCACCTGCTCGGCGTGGTTGCGCGCCGTAAAAAAGCTGAGGCTGAGCCGCGCGGCGAGTTCGGCATTCGTGCAGCCCTCGGCCATCAACCTCGCCACGGCTATTTGCCGGTCCGTCAACCCGTGGCGCTCCTTCAGCTCGCGATCTTCGAGTACGCGGACCACGCCGGCCGGTACCGCTGCGGCCGGTGCCGGCGCAGCGCGACGTGTCCGACGCAGCAAGGCCGAAATGCGCGCCAGAAGTTCCATCGCGCCGAAGGGCTTCGTCACGTAGTCGTCGGCTCCCAGTCGGAAGCCCTCGACCTTGTCGGCCTCCAGCGTGCGCGCCGACAAGATGAGCACCGGGCAGTCGAGGCCACGCGCACGCAACTCTTTGAGCACGTGATAGCCGTCTTTATCGGGTAATCCGAGGTCGAGGAGCACGAGATCCGGCGGCTCGGCGCGCGCGCGGGCGAGCGCTTCGATCGCACGACCCGCCAACAGCACGGTGTGCCCTTCGAGCTCGAGCGTCTGCTGGAGCGCTTCGGCGTAGGCCGACGTGTCCTCCACGACCAGGATGCGCGCTGGTGTCGTCATGTGAGCTCAGTCTTCGGGACGCCGTTCGCGATCCGCGAGCGGCAGCGTGAACGAGAATATCGCACCCGAGCCGGGAATGGAGACTGCCGTGAGATCACCGCCGTGTCCTTCGGCGATAGCGCGGGCGATCCATAGCCCGAGTCCCACGCCGTTGCGATCACGGCGATCTCCACGCCAGAAGGCCGTGAAGAGGTGTGGCATTACGTCGAACGGAATACCGGGCCCGGTATCGGACACCGATCCATGGAGCGTAGTACCGTTGTCGGCCACCGTGAGTTTCACCCGCACCACGCCGTCGCGCGGTGTCACGGCGATCGCGTTCGCGATGAGGTTGCCCAGCAGTTGCGTCAAGCGCGGCCCATCGATCGCTACAACCTCATAGTCGGCATCCAGTTCGAGGCGCACGCCAGCGGCCTCGGCACGGGGCACCAGCATGCGAATGGCGTCGTCGGCCGGCGTGCGTGCGGGCACGGGCGCGCGCATCATGCGAAACGCGCCACCCTTGAGCGTGGACGCCTCGAGTAGATCCTGCACCAGTCGCTGCATCGCCGCCGCGCTGGTGTGAATCGTGCCGAGTGCCGTGCGGGCGTAGGCGCGAACGCGTTGCTCGGACTCGCTTCCGCTCGGATCGATGTCGGGCTGTAGGTTGGAGAGGACTTCGGCGTACATCGCGATCGCGCCGAGCGGGTTGCGCAGATCGTGTGACACCACCGCTAGCAAGCGTTCACGCTCACTGGTCGCGAGCTGAGCCTCGGCCAACGCTTCGAGCGCCTGCGCTTCGGCAGCCTCAGCACGCCGCCGCGCCGATCGCTCCTCGAGATGCAACACGCGCGTATCGAGCAGATTCTCGACGCGCAACACGACCTCGGTGACATCGAAGGGCTTCGTGACGAAATCGCGTGCGCCCAATGACAATGCGCGATCGCGTGCGCTCACGGTGGCGTCGGCCGTCAGCACCAGCACGGGGCGGTACTCGCCCGCCACGGTATGCGCGGCCAGGTCGCCAAGCACCTCGAGGCCGTTCCGATGCGGCATGTGCAAGTCGAGCAGAATCAGATCCGGCTCATGCGTTGCCGCCAACGACAGCACGTCGCGAGGATCCGTGGTGCGCACGAGTTTGGTGTACCCTTCTGCCTCGAGCACCCCCTCGAGCAAGTCGAGATTGCTCGGTTCGTCATCGACCAGGAGCAGCGTACACTCGCGCAGTCGCGCGCGGCGCGCATCGATCGGGGCAGGGGGAAGTGTGGTACTCATGAGGCCCCACGGCGCACGGGTACGAATCGATCCACCACCCGCAGGAACTCGTCGACATCGAGCGGCTTGGTGACGTAGGCGTTGGCGCCGAGTACACGCAAGCGTTCCACCGACGACGGTGTGGCATCGGCGCTGACCACTACGATCGGCACATCGG
This region of Gemmatimonas groenlandica genomic DNA includes:
- a CDS encoding ornithine cyclodeaminase family protein, producing MTLILSQQDVRECLPMDACMHVMRDTLEALAVGDAVQPLRSVMRGPEQTGVLGVMPGWLPGLGVMGLKAVSVFSGNHAAGLESHIGAVLLHETQHGQLIAIADASEITAIRTAAVSGVATQALARDDAGDLAILGAGTQARTHLEAMLVARPLRRVRVWSRTRAHVDAFATWAAQRFGVKVEAMPSVRDAVHEADIICTTTASRAPILEGAWIAPGAHVNAVGSSVAFARELDTAAVVASRLFVDRKESTINEAGDYLFPLREGAITEAHIVGELGDVLRGVLPGRRDAAEITLFKSLGLAIEDIAAAQHVYAQARATGRGVTVHLGGRR
- a CDS encoding threonine ammonia-lyase; the encoded protein is MSEPMFADLTLAHIEAARDRVRGAAVRTPLVRLHVPLDYDGAPQEIWLKLENLQPIGAFKIRGAANAIAMATEAELARGVYTCSAGNMAQGVAWMARERGVPCTAVVPDHAPQTKLDAIRRLGGDVIRVPFAEWWQVMTSHRYEGMDGLFIHPVSDPRVMAGNGTIGLEILEDLPDVDAVVVPYGGGGLACGIATALRALRPGAKTLASEVETSAALAAALQAGEPTTITYTPSFVDGIGSSRVLDDMWPRAKALLDGSCVVSLHDVAAAVRLLVERNRVVSEGAGASSVAAALAGMAGTGKVVCVLSGGNIDRHTLSGILTSDATM
- a CDS encoding AraC family transcriptional regulator → MDILSELFRDSGLRRRLVNRRGLVPGRTLAFPCDRSLGFHVVLEGVVYLHAPSLPTPIRLAAGDIAVMGRGCTHWLSTSAHMSGMPVDNVDVDVTPARVAANDGSTPTLVSGAYQLWNTPVHPFFSELPEWFVLRTDESPRFEPLSLAVAMLTNESTHGAGASELLGRGTVVHGLLDVLFTYLLRTIVARDDAVGAGWMHAVGDTAVRKAVQAIHAESARDWTLDMLASEVGVSRSVLALRFRASMRDTPLSYLRTVRMQRAMRLLTESDATLERVATDVGYRDAFSFSKAFKKLVGVSPGEFRKRDAAERHLAWRFRAEEAVGQSTR
- a CDS encoding NAD(P)H-binding protein, producing MSTILVLGAAGNVGSELSRLLAAAGHNVRRATSRTAGDGQVHLDLTTGAGLDAALTGADAAFLLAPPGYTNQDALLGPVIDGAKKHGLKKVVLMTAMGADGDPNGAMRKAELMLEQSGLAWNVIRPNWFMQNFHTFWMGGIQQANAILLPVAQAKGSFIDARDIAAVASVLLQGRGFDNQAFDLTGSEALDHDEVAAILSRETNRSIRYEEVTTDAMRAGLLGAGVPADYAEFLLVILEYFRLGYSERTTDSVRTITGQAPRGFAQYARDYKAEFALPKALS
- a CDS encoding Ig-like domain-containing protein, which codes for MRFTPRHVAYAISMIVFAACSDSATSPAPRPTPPPPPPPPPPVASIASLSLTPDSANVFTGRTRELVVVARDSVGNVLNGRVISWTTAAPEIAGVNAVGVATGVAPGRAVITASAEGKSAQAAVIVQPVPAATVVITPDSTHVLLGATVTLTAQVKDDLGATLSDRVVRWSSTAPAIVSIDSVTGVAKGLQGGSALVTATSEGKSRSARVVVNVPVAFVSVNTALDTLEAWDALPLVAVLRDANQQLLTGRVVRWSVSNPAVARVDSVTGVLTGLDRGTVTVTATSEGKNGSASRVIVIKYRSLVAGTQHSCDIASGGIVWCWGQNGNEGRIGAAQLGADVISSSPVRVPNTGPDGIRVRKLASFGRHTCALDVNSKAWCWGGNGWGALGVSTIAQSATPVAVAGGLAFTDIAVGSEHSCALTGAGAMYCWGHNDWRQFAMNAPAMSEAPVAVAPTMQFASLTVGATFTCGITTGAQAYCWGYNGWGNLGDAKSISYGNTFSAVPSLVAGGRSWAQVGAGQIHSCGLTTAGQGFCWGNNGGKLGNGGTAESSNPSPLSGVPALKSLAIGANHSCALSTVSEVWCWGMNGNGQVGQAASVAVIRPARVAGLTAAEVAASGIATGFGSHTCAVTADRLTVKCWGRNDTGQLGNGATAAGTDATATPVTVIGQKPL
- a CDS encoding DUF5602 domain-containing protein — protein: MRSFSFSAAPAIVALLTCAAVGACSDEQSASPAGPTDVVTLPTGESRQYGVSVTLGNGTARTYILFDKRQQGRAIELGVALSPAALEGLPAPMNMPPGGGDGHEHVDSHEYILPMPQQNGTPFKFLELDWNPQGHEIPGIYTIPHFDFHFYTITQAERDLILPTDAQFQQKADNLPPAAMVPQFYSTLTPPNVPTPAVPKMGVHWIDVRSPEIQALLGHPELAKPFTTTFIYGSWNGRFTFVEPMITRDFILGRRTAATAAQRDSVIPLPMGAQASPAGMYPAAYRIAWDAAANEYRIALTQLTQKN
- a CDS encoding c-type cytochrome is translated as MSLRFAILSGAGAVVGGTLLTVFGVAEIRARTHYDVPEHTLTVPNDQATIDRGARLAQVRFCADCHGDGLTGRVMVEGSAIGRLAPPNLTNGRLPRALTDQEWERGVRHGVRADGRPLRIMPSHEFTQITDADLAAIVAYARHLPSSTTPVPTTTLGPLIKALDIAGVVDAYPASLIDHDRPHAAQLVAEPTPAYGKYLASTCTGCHGTGLSGGKVPGTPPEFPAAANITPTGIGHYTLVDLTRLLRSGVRPDGSRVNDGMPWKFTRSLDDTEIAAIYAYLKTVSPREYGRR
- a CDS encoding response regulator yields the protein MTTPARILVVEDTSAYAEALQQTLELEGHTVLLAGRAIEALARARAEPPDLVLLDLGLPDKDGYHVLKELRARGLDCPVLILSARTLEADKVEGFRLGADDYVTKPFGAMELLARISALLRRTRRAAPAPAAAVPAGVVRVLEDRELKERHGLTDRQIAVARLMAEGCTNAELAARLSLSFFTARNHAEQVMLKLGVANRAAVGQMLLDTNITDDRTRAAKPS
- a CDS encoding hybrid sensor histidine kinase/response regulator, whose translation is MSTTLPPAPIDARRARLRECTLLLVDDEPSNLDLLEGVLEAEGYTKLVRTTDPRDVLSLAATHEPDLILLDLHMPHRNGLEVLGDLAAHTVAGEYRPVLVLTADATVSARDRALSLGARDFVTKPFDVTEVVLRVENLLDTRVLHLEERSARRRAEAAEAQALEALAEAQLATSERERLLAVVSHDLRNPLGAIAMYAEVLSNLQPDIDPSGSESEQRVRAYARTALGTIHTSAAAMQRLVQDLLEASTLKGGAFRMMRAPVPARTPADDAIRMLVPRAEAAGVRLELDADYEVVAIDGPRLTQLLGNLIANAIAVTPRDGVVRVKLTVADNGTTLHGSVSDTGPGIPFDVMPHLFTAFWRGDRRDRNGVGLGLWIARAIAEGHGGDLTAVSIPGSGAIFSFTLPLADRERRPED